From Aricia agestis chromosome 11, ilAriAges1.1, whole genome shotgun sequence, a single genomic window includes:
- the LOC121731890 gene encoding glutamate receptor ionotropic, delta-2-like, which produces MTVAVSEDPPFIISESNQNFQFLDTIEGLEQHLLSNIGRLVNISIDYIMVPPHVRYGFVLEDGSYTGSLVYLQNKTAEIVAGAFILIKNRAEVLDFITGYNFPTIKVYTSAHKEGTWKSVYKPFGQTTWALIILSYIVFSTVIIVLSYLITGNNDYMKTLLRVLGYFYGNVDNNLIRVTKLRRFIIIWIIFALLTCAFYNTALYSVITGKKTNITPVIDKQYISFLTPCITETILTFFKYTYNETLVTDDSPNCRYIETALDTVAKSSNLYTIYLDYSYKFGEYKYIDKDGNQKLDTWDYSSHYMLAMYASKGFPLFDVFCEYVQRFFESGLTEKHLNDIYFKSQLLKVNPVRKFVAVTLSDCRIHFGVLLFGVVLSVMCFVIELNKKQINYAT; this is translated from the coding sequence ATGACTGTCGCGGTCTCCGAGGACCCACCGTTTATAATATCCGAGAGCAACCAAAATTTTCAATTCCTCGATACCATAGAGGGCTTGGAACAGCACCTTCTGTCGAACATCGGTAGACTAGTAAATATTTCTATCGACTACATAATGGTGCCGCCTCACGTTAGATACGGGTTCGTCCTTGAGGACGGATCCTACACCGGGTCGCTGGTTTACTTACAGAATAAAACGGCTGAAATTGTCGCTGGTGCTTTCATCTTGATCAAGAACAGAGCTGAGGTCCTCGACTTCATTACCGGGTACAACTTTCCCACTATCAAAGTGTACACGTCCGCTCATAAGGAGGGAACCTGGAAGTCTGTCTACAAGCCCTTCGGACAGACCACCTGGGCCCTTATCATATTGTCGTACATAGTTTTCTCTACAGTTATTATAGTTCTCTCCTACTTGATCACCGGGAATAATGATTACATGAAAACATTGCTCCGCGTTCTCGGATACTTCTATGGGAACGTGGATAATAATTTGATTCGTGTGACCAAATTGAGAAGGTTCATAATCATTTGGATCATATTTGCGCTTCTCACCTGCGCATTCTACAACACTGCGTTATACAGTGTCATTACCGGTAAGAAGACGAACATCACACCCGTCATCGACAAGCAGTACATCTCTTTTCTCACGCCGTGTATCACGGAGACCATATTGACGTTCTTTAAGTACACCTACAATGAAACTCTCGTCACGGATGATTCCCCAAACTGCAGGTACATCGAAACCGCGTTGGATACTGTCGCCAAATCCAGCAACCTATACACTATCTACTTGGACTACAGTTACAAGTTCGGGGAATATAAATACATAGACAAGGATGGAAACCAGAAGCTCGACACTTGGGACTACTCCTCTCATTATATGCTCGCGATGTACGCGTCCAAGGGGTTTCCTCTCTTTGATGTCTTCTGTGAGTATGTCCAACGGTTTTTTGAGTCTGGACTCACGGAGAAACATCTGAACGATATCTACTTCAAGAGTCAGTTGTTGAAAGTGAATCCTGTCCGAAAATTTGTGGCGGTGACTTTATCCGACTGCAGAATCCACTTTGGTGTGCTGCTTTTTGGAGTCGTGCTATCAGTTATGTGTTTTGTTATAGAACTCAATAAGAAGCAAATAAATTATGCAACATAA